One genomic region from Phragmites australis chromosome 1, lpPhrAust1.1, whole genome shotgun sequence encodes:
- the LOC133916271 gene encoding cytochrome P450 CYP72A616-like — MVLAALITAAASVPRSFLVCGLLGLVLLWQGGRLLDKLWWRPRRLERALRAQGLRGTSYRFLTGDIKEFGRLNEEAWCRPLPLGCHDIVPRVTPFLYNNVREHGKTCFSWFGPMPNVTITDPAFVKDVLSNKFGHFEKPQFPALTKLLSDGLTSHDGEKWVKHRRILNPAFHLEKLKLMLPAFSASCEELVSRWTQSLGSDGSCELDVWPELQTLTGDVIARTAFGSNYLEGRRIFELQAEQAERFIGAIQKIVIPGYMYLPTKNNKRMRQINKEVNLILRGLIGKRIQAMNEGESTNDDLLGLLLESNMRGTDESGQSSLGMTIEDVIEECKLFYFAGMETTSVLLTWTMVLLSMHPEWQDRAREEVIGLFGKNKPEYEGLSRLKTLTMILHEVLRLYPPAIVFSRKTYKEMKIGGVTYPAGVIVELPVLFIHHDSDTWGSDVHEFRPDRFAEGISKASRDPGAFLPFGWGPRICIGQNFALLEAKMALCMILQQFEFQLAPSYSHAPHTVMTLHPMHGAQIKLRAL, encoded by the exons ATGGTTCTTGCAGCGTTGATCACAGCTGCGGCCTCAGTGCCACGGAGCTTCCTGGTCTGCGGTCTCCTGGGCCTtgtgctgctgtggcagggcGGCCGGCTGCTGGACAAGCTGTggtggcggccgcggcggctggAGCGAGCTCTGCGCGCGCAGGGCCTCCGCGGCACGTCGTACCGCTTCCTCACCGGCGATATCAAGGAGTTCGGCCGGCTCAATGAGGAGGCCTGGTGTAGGCCGCTGCCGCTGGGGTGCCACGATATCGTCCCCCGCGTCACGCCGTTCCTCTACAACAACGTCCGGGAGCACGGCAAGACGTGCTTTTCTTGGTTCGGCCCGATGCCCAATGTGACCATCACCGACCCGGCGTTTGTGAAGGACGTGCTCTCCAATAAGTTCGGCCACTTCGAGAAGCCCCAGTTCCCGGCTTTGACGAAGTTGCTCTCGGACGGCCTCACGAGCCACGACGGCGAGAAATGGGTGAAGCACAGGAGGATCCTCAACCCTGCATTCCATCTCGAGAAGCTCAAG CTCATGCTGCCGGCGTTTTCTGCGTCCTGCGAAGAGCTTGTCAGCAGATGGACGCAGTCCCTTGGTTCTGACGGTTCATGCGAGCTGGATGTCTGGCCGGAGCTCCAGACCCTCACTGGAGATGTCATTGCCCGCACCGCATTCGGGAGTAACTACCTTGAAGGAAGGAGGATTTTCGAGCTCCAGGCCGAGCAAGCTGAGCGGTTCATAGGCGCCATTCAGAAGATTGTCATTCCAGGTTACAT GTATTTGCCtacgaaaaataataaaaggatgCGCCAAATCAATAAGGAGGTCAACTTGATTTTACGAGGTCTAATTGGAAAAAGAATTCAAGCTATGAACGAAGGTGAAAGCACCAACGATGATCTGTTGGGCTTACTGCTAGAGTCAAATATGAGGGGCACAGATGAGAGTGGCCAATCCAGCCTGGGAATGACCATCGAAGATGTCATCGAGGAGTGCAAGTTGTTCTACTTTGCAGGAATGGAGACAACGTCGGTGCTGCTGACATGGACAATGGTCTTGCTAAGCATGCACCCGGAGTGGCAGGACCGTGCGAGGGAGGAAGTGATAGGCCTGTTTGGGAAAAACAAACCAGAATACGAGGGATTGAGCCGACTGAAAACC TTGACAATGATCCTTCACGAGGTTCTCCGATTGTACCCGCCGGCCATTGTGTTCAGCCGAAAAACTTACAAGGAGATGAAGATCGGAGGCGTCACGTACCCTGCCGGTGTGATTGTGGAACTGCCCGTTCTGTTCATCCACCATGACTCAGATACATGGGGAAGCGACGTGCACGAGTTCAGGCCGGACAGGTTCGCCGAGGGGATCTCCAAAGCGTCCAGGGATCCGGGTGCATTTCTCCCATTTGGATGGGGGCCGCGCATATGCATCGGCCAAAACTTCGCGCTTCTTGAGGCCAAGATGGCGTTGTGCATGATCCTTCAGCAATTTGAGTTTCAGCTCGCGCCATCGTATTCTCATGCACCACATACGGTGATGACATTGCATCCGATGCACGGTGCGCAGATTAAGCTGAGGGCACTCTGA